A single window of Streptomyces xanthii DNA harbors:
- the pheT gene encoding phenylalanine--tRNA ligase subunit beta — MRVPLSWLREYVDLPATETGRDVQEKLVQVGLEVETVEQLGADIKGPLVVGQVLTIEELEGFKKPIRFCTVDVGQANGTGEPQEIVCGARNFQAGDKVVVVLPGAELPGGFAIAARKTYGRTSYGMICSTDELGMGDDGTHGIIVLPPETEVGRDAIELLQLVDEVLDIAVTPDRGYCLSLRGIARETAIAYGLPLRDPALLDVPAPNAQGYPVQVSDPIGCDRFTARTVTGLSPEARSPIWLQRRLQKAGMRPISLAVDVTNYVMLELGQPLHAYDRSLVQGTIGVRRATQGEKLTTLDGVKRVLDAEDLVITDERGPIGLAGVMGGANTEIADHSEDAGTTDVVIEAAHFDAITIARTARRHKLTSEASKRYERGVDPMAASAAAQRVVDLLVLLAGGTAEEGVTEVIAPGAPRTISIPADHPDKVAGVAYGRETVVRRLQQVGCDVYGQDELVVTVPSWRPDLTDPNDLAEEVIRLEGYENLPSTLPKPPAGRGLTERQRLHRRVGRALAGAGYVEALNYPFIGAAALDALGIEGDDARRVTVDLVNPLSDEEPSLRTTLLPGLLGALRRNDGRGSHDLALFETGLVFRPTGQEHKAVRLPVDRRPTDEEIAELTTALPRQPRRAAVVLAGAREQAGWWGKGYPATWADAVESARIVAREADVELTVRADQHAPWHPGRCAALYATVDGTETLVGHAGELHPRVVKALHLPERTCAMEIELDLVEQASTGALQAPRISTFPVATQDVALVVGKDVPAAVVEDALRTGAGELLEAVRLFDVYENAEQLGEDKKSLAYALRFRAADRTLTVEEASAARDAAVAHAAESTGAVLRGA; from the coding sequence ATGCGGGTCCCGCTTTCTTGGCTGCGGGAGTACGTCGACCTGCCGGCCACCGAGACCGGTCGCGACGTACAGGAGAAGCTGGTCCAGGTCGGCCTCGAGGTCGAGACCGTGGAGCAGCTCGGCGCGGACATCAAGGGCCCCCTCGTGGTGGGCCAGGTGCTGACCATCGAGGAGCTCGAGGGCTTCAAGAAGCCGATCCGATTCTGCACCGTCGACGTCGGCCAGGCCAACGGCACCGGTGAGCCCCAGGAGATCGTCTGCGGCGCCCGGAACTTCCAGGCCGGCGACAAGGTCGTCGTCGTGCTGCCCGGCGCCGAGCTGCCCGGCGGCTTCGCGATCGCCGCGCGCAAGACGTACGGCAGGACCTCGTACGGCATGATCTGCTCCACCGACGAGCTGGGCATGGGCGACGACGGCACGCACGGCATCATCGTGCTGCCGCCGGAGACCGAGGTCGGCCGCGACGCCATCGAGCTGCTCCAGCTCGTCGACGAGGTCCTCGACATCGCCGTCACCCCGGACCGCGGCTACTGCCTGTCCCTGCGCGGCATCGCCCGCGAGACCGCCATCGCGTACGGGCTCCCGCTGCGCGACCCGGCGCTCCTTGACGTCCCCGCGCCCAACGCGCAGGGCTACCCGGTCCAGGTCTCCGACCCGATCGGCTGCGACCGCTTCACCGCGCGCACCGTCACCGGTCTGAGCCCCGAGGCCCGCTCGCCGATCTGGCTGCAGCGCCGCCTGCAGAAGGCCGGCATGCGCCCGATCTCGCTCGCCGTCGACGTCACGAACTACGTGATGCTCGAGCTCGGCCAGCCGCTGCACGCCTACGACCGTTCCCTCGTCCAGGGCACGATCGGGGTGCGCCGCGCCACGCAGGGCGAGAAGCTCACCACGCTCGACGGCGTCAAGCGCGTCCTCGACGCCGAGGACCTGGTCATCACGGACGAGCGCGGCCCCATCGGCCTCGCCGGCGTGATGGGCGGCGCCAACACAGAGATCGCCGACCACTCCGAGGACGCCGGCACCACCGACGTCGTCATCGAGGCCGCGCACTTCGACGCGATCACCATCGCCCGCACCGCGCGCCGTCACAAGCTGACCTCCGAGGCCTCCAAGCGCTACGAGCGCGGCGTCGACCCGATGGCCGCCTCCGCGGCCGCCCAGCGCGTCGTCGACCTGCTGGTGCTGCTCGCCGGCGGCACCGCCGAGGAGGGCGTCACCGAGGTCATCGCCCCGGGTGCCCCGCGCACCATCTCGATCCCCGCCGACCACCCGGACAAGGTCGCGGGCGTCGCCTACGGCCGCGAGACCGTCGTGCGCCGCCTCCAGCAGGTCGGCTGCGACGTCTACGGGCAGGACGAGCTGGTCGTCACGGTTCCGTCCTGGCGCCCCGACCTGACCGACCCGAACGACCTGGCCGAAGAGGTCATCCGGCTCGAGGGCTACGAGAACCTGCCCTCGACCCTGCCGAAGCCCCCCGCGGGCCGCGGCCTGACCGAGCGCCAGCGGCTGCACCGCCGCGTCGGCCGCGCCCTGGCCGGCGCCGGCTACGTGGAGGCGCTGAACTACCCGTTCATCGGCGCCGCCGCCCTCGACGCCCTCGGCATCGAGGGGGACGACGCCCGCCGCGTCACCGTCGACCTGGTCAACCCGCTGTCCGACGAGGAGCCCTCGCTCCGTACGACGCTGCTGCCGGGCCTGCTCGGCGCGCTGCGCCGCAACGACGGGCGCGGCAGCCACGACCTGGCGCTCTTCGAGACGGGCCTGGTGTTCCGGCCGACCGGCCAGGAGCACAAGGCGGTCCGGCTGCCCGTCGACCGCCGGCCCACCGACGAGGAGATCGCCGAGCTGACCACGGCGCTGCCGCGTCAGCCGCGCCGCGCCGCCGTCGTCCTCGCGGGCGCCCGCGAGCAGGCCGGCTGGTGGGGCAAGGGCTACCCGGCCACCTGGGCCGACGCCGTCGAGTCCGCCCGGATCGTCGCCCGCGAGGCCGACGTCGAGCTGACCGTCCGCGCCGACCAGCACGCGCCGTGGCACCCGGGCCGCTGCGCCGCGCTGTACGCGACGGTGGACGGCACGGAGACGCTCGTCGGCCACGCCGGTGAGCTGCACCCGCGCGTCGTCAAGGCGCTGCACCTGCCCGAGCGCACCTGCGCGATGGAGATCGAGCTCGACCTCGTCGAGCAGGCCTCCACCGGCGCGCTCCAGGCCCCGCGGATCTCCACGTTCCCCGTGGCCACGCAGGACGTCGCGCTCGTCGTCGGCAAGGACGTGCCGGCCGCGGTCGTCGAGGACGCCTTGCGCACCGGCGCCGGGGAACTGCTCGAGGCGGTCCGCCTGTTCGACGTGTACGAGAACGCGGAGCAGCTCGGCGAGGACAAGAAGTCCCTCGCCTACGCCCTGCGCTTCCGTGCCGCCGACCGGACGCTGACGGTCGAGGAGGCCAGCGCCGCGCGTGACGCGGCGGTCGCCCACGCGGCCGAGAGCACGGGCGCGGTGCTGCGCGGCGCCTGA
- the pheS gene encoding phenylalanine--tRNA ligase subunit alpha, producing MSAPNKSYDPVEVEALKPEEIERVRDEALAAFAAADSLEALQEAKVAHAGGTSPLSLANREIGALPPQAKAAAGKLVGQARAAVGRGLAARQAELEAERDARVLVEEAVDVTLPYDRVPEGARHPLTTMMERVADVFVSMGYEIAEGPEVEAEWFNFDALNFTPDHPARQMQDTFFVAGPEGRAKTVGDESGVVLRTHTSPVQARTLLDREPPVYVVCPGRVFRTDELDATHTPVFHQIELLAVDEGLTMADLKGTLDHMVQALFGADMKTRLRPNYFPFTEPSAEMDMVCYVCRGASVGNPDRPCRTCGSEGWIELGGCGMVNPRVLVACGVDPEKYSGFAFGFGIERMLMFRHNVEDMRDMVEGDVRFTRPFGMEI from the coding sequence ATGTCGGCACCGAACAAGTCGTACGACCCTGTCGAGGTCGAGGCACTGAAACCGGAAGAGATCGAGCGCGTGCGGGACGAGGCGCTCGCCGCCTTCGCCGCCGCGGACTCGCTCGAGGCGCTTCAGGAGGCCAAGGTCGCGCACGCGGGCGGCACCTCGCCGCTGTCGCTCGCCAACCGCGAGATCGGCGCGCTGCCGCCGCAGGCCAAGGCCGCGGCCGGAAAGCTCGTCGGGCAGGCCCGCGCCGCCGTCGGCCGGGGCCTCGCCGCCCGCCAGGCCGAGCTGGAGGCCGAGCGCGACGCGCGCGTCCTGGTCGAGGAGGCCGTGGACGTCACGCTGCCCTACGACCGCGTGCCCGAGGGCGCCCGGCACCCGCTCACCACCATGATGGAGCGCGTCGCCGACGTGTTCGTGTCCATGGGGTACGAGATCGCGGAGGGCCCCGAGGTCGAGGCGGAGTGGTTCAACTTCGACGCCCTGAACTTCACGCCCGACCACCCGGCCCGGCAGATGCAGGACACGTTCTTCGTCGCCGGCCCCGAGGGCCGCGCGAAGACGGTCGGCGACGAGTCCGGTGTCGTGCTGCGCACCCACACCTCGCCCGTCCAGGCCCGCACGCTGCTCGACCGCGAGCCGCCCGTGTACGTGGTCTGCCCCGGCCGGGTCTTCCGCACCGACGAGCTGGACGCCACGCACACCCCGGTCTTCCACCAGATCGAGCTGCTCGCCGTGGACGAGGGCCTCACCATGGCCGACCTGAAGGGCACCCTGGACCACATGGTCCAGGCGCTGTTCGGCGCCGACATGAAGACCCGGCTGCGCCCCAACTACTTCCCGTTCACCGAGCCGTCCGCCGAGATGGACATGGTCTGCTACGTGTGCCGCGGCGCGTCCGTCGGCAACCCGGACCGTCCGTGCCGCACCTGCGGCAGCGAGGGCTGGATCGAGCTGGGCGGCTGCGGCATGGTCAACCCGCGGGTCCTCGTGGCCTGCGGCGTCGACCCCGAGAAGTACAGCGGCTTCGCCTTCGGGTTCGGCATCGAGCGGATGCTGATGTTCCGCCACAACGTGGAAGACATGCGAGACATGGTCGAGGGTGACGTCCGGTTCACCCGGCCGTTCGGGATGGAGATCTGA
- a CDS encoding transcriptional regulator: MQPNTLLDAILDEAGISHAGLAAHVNQAGKARGLALRYEHTAVARWLKGQRPRGQVPDLICEVLAGRLQRHVTLDDIGLGIPGEPASAHGSSLSGFVERATALWRSDEQQRRHVLDAPAVTGTPAVMPVWEWENPPEDNDVSRGGRHPVSQADIDMMRSARTHYEQMYRKAGGIATRTRIVGFLNTEAAPLLRGRYTDATGRQLHRATGGLVAIAGICAYDSDAHGLAQRYFHQALRLAKASGDRGLGAYVIALLVNQALHMREHRQAVAFAEAALRAAGRHITPALASDLYAMQAKAYAHIGDGTSALECIRRAESAADRIRRGHEPDETGYVQPGFVNVQVAEALLRLGDCAGAKEHAQEAVHTPAHDRGRVHRLAVLSQIQLRQGNAEQAVATAVEMAERARGMESQRLRDRLRAVREHLVRSGCAGTAEAAELIDGALRVPL, translated from the coding sequence ATGCAGCCCAACACCCTGCTCGACGCGATCCTCGACGAGGCCGGGATCTCCCATGCCGGCCTGGCCGCCCATGTGAACCAGGCGGGGAAGGCCCGCGGACTCGCGCTGCGCTACGAACACACGGCCGTCGCCCGCTGGTTGAAGGGCCAGCGCCCGCGCGGCCAGGTCCCCGATCTCATCTGCGAGGTCCTCGCGGGACGTCTCCAGCGGCACGTCACGCTGGACGACATCGGCCTCGGCATCCCCGGTGAGCCCGCCTCGGCGCACGGGTCGAGCCTGTCCGGCTTCGTGGAGCGGGCCACCGCCCTGTGGCGCTCCGACGAGCAGCAGCGCCGGCACGTCCTCGACGCCCCGGCCGTCACGGGGACCCCGGCCGTGATGCCGGTCTGGGAGTGGGAGAACCCGCCGGAGGACAACGACGTGTCCCGCGGCGGCCGGCACCCGGTCAGCCAGGCCGACATCGACATGATGCGCTCGGCGCGCACCCACTACGAGCAGATGTACCGCAAGGCGGGCGGCATCGCGACCCGCACGCGCATCGTCGGCTTCCTCAACACGGAGGCGGCGCCGCTGCTGCGCGGCCGCTACACCGACGCGACGGGCCGTCAGCTGCACCGGGCCACCGGCGGGCTCGTCGCCATCGCCGGGATCTGCGCCTACGACTCGGACGCGCACGGGCTCGCCCAGCGCTACTTCCACCAGGCGCTGCGGCTCGCGAAGGCCAGCGGGGACCGCGGGCTCGGCGCGTACGTGATAGCGCTGCTCGTCAATCAGGCGCTGCACATGCGCGAGCACCGCCAGGCCGTCGCGTTCGCGGAGGCCGCGCTGCGGGCCGCCGGGCGGCACATCACCCCGGCGCTCGCCTCGGACCTGTACGCGATGCAGGCCAAGGCGTACGCGCACATCGGCGACGGCACGAGCGCCCTGGAGTGCATCCGGCGTGCCGAGTCCGCCGCCGACCGCATCCGGCGGGGCCACGAACCGGACGAGACGGGCTACGTGCAGCCCGGGTTCGTCAACGTCCAGGTCGCCGAGGCGCTGCTCCGCCTCGGGGACTGTGCGGGGGCCAAGGAGCACGCGCAGGAGGCCGTCCACACCCCGGCGCACGACCGCGGCCGGGTGCACCGGCTCGCGGTGCTCAGCCAGATCCAGCTGCGTCAGGGCAACGCGGAACAGGCCGTGGCCACCGCGGTCGAAATGGCCGAGCGGGCCCGCGGGATGGAGTCGCAGAGGCTGCGCGACAGACTCCGGGCGGTCCGCGAGCACCTGGTGCGCAGCGGATGCGCCGGTACGGCCGAGGCGGCCGAGCTCATCGACGGAGCGCTGCGCGTGCCGCTCTGA